A region of Nitrospirae bacterium CG2_30_53_67 DNA encodes the following proteins:
- a CDS encoding adenylyltransferase (in Rhizobium meliloti this protein is involved in the synthesis of nodulation factors that are active on the roots of alfalfa; catalyzes formation of activated sulfate intermediate; converts ATP and sulfate to diphosphate and adenylylsulfate and then ATP and adenylyl sulfate to ADP and 3'-phosphoadenylyl sulfate; the activated intermediate is transferred to the nodulation factors by NodH; may interact with NodP and NodQ; similar to the CysD and CysN proteins from Escherichia coli involved in cysteine biosynthesis) translates to MTHLTEPHGSKLVNLIVDPDRAKALNEAAKNFPSHTLSPRQICDLELLMNGGFSPLKGFMTREVYESVVRTLRLPDGILWPIPIVLDVPDPIAGKLSIGDHLALRDPEGFMLAVLNIEEIFRPDKMEEAEKVYGAASREHPGVRYLLEEVHQTCVGGTIEGIQLPLHYDFETLRCTPEELRRQFDKLGWRRVTAFHTSKPMHRIHREITLQAAKEAQAHILLHPAVGMTKPGDLHYFARVHCYEAILRHYPPNLAMLSLLPMAVRMAGPREAILNAVIRKNYGCTHIIVGPEHASPPGARDGSQRFYSLYSAQHLLGRFQDELGIQMIPIQEMRYVPDLKKFLPIEQVEREGRNGLKFTDRDLREHLGHNHDIPNWFSYPDVIAKLRRVFPERNKQGLTLFFTGLSGAGKSTLAKILYAKFIEAGGRPVTLLDGDIVRRNLSSELGFSREHRDLNIRRIGFVASEITKNGGVAICAPIAPYTATRRFVRETIEQYGAFIEIHVATPLEVCEERDRKGLYAKARKGLIPEFTGVSDPYESPENPEIRIDTSELSPMAAAQEIFLYLLRENYLDTNDPEDELLLG, encoded by the coding sequence ATGACCCATCTCACCGAACCCCATGGTTCGAAACTCGTCAATCTGATTGTCGATCCTGACCGCGCAAAGGCCCTGAACGAAGCGGCAAAGAATTTCCCATCCCATACCTTGAGCCCGAGACAGATCTGTGATCTTGAACTCCTTATGAACGGCGGGTTTTCCCCGCTCAAAGGATTCATGACCCGAGAGGTCTATGAATCCGTTGTCCGGACCCTGCGGCTGCCGGATGGAATCTTGTGGCCGATACCGATCGTCCTGGATGTGCCGGACCCTATCGCGGGAAAGCTCTCGATAGGAGATCATCTGGCATTGAGGGATCCGGAGGGGTTCATGCTTGCCGTCTTGAATATCGAGGAGATCTTCCGGCCGGACAAAATGGAGGAAGCGGAAAAGGTCTACGGCGCCGCCTCCAGGGAGCATCCCGGCGTCCGCTATCTTCTTGAAGAGGTCCATCAGACCTGCGTCGGGGGAACCATCGAGGGGATTCAACTGCCGCTGCATTACGACTTTGAGACGCTTCGCTGCACCCCGGAGGAACTGCGCCGGCAGTTCGACAAATTGGGATGGCGCCGTGTGACGGCCTTTCATACCAGCAAACCCATGCATCGGATCCACCGAGAGATCACGCTCCAGGCGGCCAAGGAGGCCCAGGCGCATATCCTGCTGCATCCGGCCGTGGGTATGACCAAGCCCGGCGACCTGCATTACTTTGCGCGAGTGCATTGTTACGAGGCGATTCTCCGCCACTATCCGCCGAACCTCGCCATGCTTTCCCTGCTCCCCATGGCCGTGCGCATGGCCGGACCGCGGGAGGCGATTCTCAATGCCGTGATCCGCAAGAACTACGGGTGTACCCATATCATTGTGGGCCCCGAGCACGCATCACCGCCCGGAGCACGGGACGGCAGTCAAAGATTTTATTCCTTATACTCAGCCCAGCACCTGCTGGGCCGGTTTCAGGACGAATTGGGAATTCAGATGATTCCCATCCAGGAGATGCGGTACGTTCCGGACCTCAAGAAATTCCTGCCGATCGAGCAGGTCGAGAGGGAAGGAAGAAACGGGCTCAAATTTACCGACAGGGATCTGAGAGAACATCTGGGACACAACCATGACATTCCGAACTGGTTCTCCTATCCTGACGTGATTGCGAAACTTCGCAGGGTTTTCCCGGAACGGAACAAACAGGGGCTCACCCTCTTCTTCACCGGCCTTTCCGGCGCGGGGAAATCAACCCTTGCAAAGATCCTCTACGCCAAGTTCATCGAGGCCGGCGGAAGGCCCGTGACACTGCTGGATGGGGACATCGTGCGCCGCAACCTTTCGAGCGAGCTGGGTTTTTCCAGGGAACACCGCGACCTCAACATACGGCGCATCGGCTTTGTCGCAAGCGAGATCACCAAGAACGGCGGAGTGGCCATCTGCGCCCCGATCGCCCCTTATACGGCGACGCGTCGTTTCGTCAGGGAAACCATCGAGCAGTACGGGGCCTTCATCGAGATCCATGTGGCTACGCCGCTTGAAGTCTGCGAAGAGCGGGACCGGAAGGGGCTTTATGCCAAGGCGAGGAAAGGTCTGATTCCCGAATTCACAGGCGTCAGCGACCCTTACGAATCTCCGGAGAATCCGGAAATCCGAATCGATACATCCGAACTCAGCCCCATGGCCGCCGCGCAGGAGATATTTCTCTATCTTCTCCGGGAAAATTATCTGGACACCAACGACCCTGAGGATGAATTACTTCTTGGATAA
- a CDS encoding 3'(2'),5'-bisphosphate nucleotidase, translated as MDIHINSVCDIAVQAGDSILNIYAKTFDVEFKEDQSPLTEADRVSHRIISEELLRLYPDIPVLSEEGKDIPFVERKTWDRFWLVDPLDGTKEFIKRNGEFTVNIALIENNRPAAGVIYVPVQHLLYYASRKEGAWKKNGGDESVRIHVRNPDGDGLVVVQSRSHPSEELQRYLEKLNIRERIARGSSLKFCAVAEGSADLYPRLGPTWEWDTAAGHAIVEAAGGHVVDLKKVPIEYNKKIIKHEHFIAVSDLSLMG; from the coding sequence ATGGATATTCATATAAACTCCGTATGTGATATAGCCGTTCAGGCCGGAGACTCCATACTTAATATATATGCGAAGACGTTTGATGTTGAGTTTAAGGAGGATCAGTCTCCGCTGACCGAAGCGGACAGGGTTTCCCACAGAATCATATCCGAAGAGCTCCTCAGACTCTACCCCGATATCCCCGTCCTTTCAGAAGAAGGCAAGGATATTCCGTTCGTTGAGAGAAAGACGTGGGATCGTTTCTGGCTGGTCGATCCCCTGGACGGCACCAAGGAATTCATCAAACGCAATGGTGAATTTACCGTCAATATCGCCCTGATCGAAAATAACCGTCCGGCGGCCGGCGTCATCTATGTTCCCGTTCAGCATCTTCTCTACTATGCGTCCAGGAAGGAAGGGGCCTGGAAAAAGAACGGAGGCGATGAATCCGTGAGGATACACGTCCGCAACCCGGACGGCGATGGCCTGGTCGTTGTTCAAAGCCGGTCTCATCCATCCGAAGAACTGCAGAGGTATCTGGAAAAACTGAATATCAGAGAGAGGATCGCCAGAGGGAGTTCTTTGAAATTCTGTGCCGTGGCCGAGGGGAGCGCGGATCTCTACCCGAGGCTGGGGCCGACCTGGGAGTGGGACACGGCCGCGGGACATGCCATCGTCGAGGCGGCGGGAGGGCATGTGGTGGACCTGAAAAAGGTTCCGATCGAATACAACAAAAAGATCATCAAGCACGAGCATTTCATTGCCGTCTCCGATCTTTCTTTAATGGGTTAG
- a CDS encoding phosphomannomutase, with the protein MKNHPVSPGIFRAYDIRGIIGQDLDPEVARRIGQAYGTLAVKKGLRKISVGRDGRLSSGDLASALIQGVVSTGIHVVDIGACPTPLLYFSLFHLDVDGGLMVTGSHNPPDYNGFKVCVGKDTLHGEQIREIYDVIASGRFESGQGTCSGTAIIPEYIHYVRKLFEGLAQLPSVHVALDAGNGMAGTVAPELLAGLGCRVTPLFCEVDGRFPNHHPDPTVPENLKSLIQRVLKDKADAGIAYDGDADRIGVIDDQGKIIWGDQLMVLFSREILKEKPGATFVSEVKCSQVMYDDIRKNGGHAVMWKAGHSLIKQKMKETHAALGGEMSGHIFFADRYFGYDDAIYASCRFIEILKKSGKRISELLSDLPVTFSTPEIRKECSEEKKFGIVDKARERFARDYEIIDVDGVRILFGDGAWGLIRASNTQPVLVMRFEAKTQKRLDEIRGFVDSELEKLV; encoded by the coding sequence ATGAAGAACCATCCAGTCTCTCCAGGAATCTTCCGGGCCTACGATATCCGTGGAATCATCGGACAGGACCTGGACCCGGAGGTCGCCCGCAGGATCGGACAGGCCTACGGGACCCTTGCTGTGAAGAAGGGCCTTCGCAAGATATCGGTCGGAAGGGACGGGCGTTTAAGCTCAGGGGATCTGGCCTCCGCCCTGATCCAGGGCGTGGTTTCCACGGGGATCCACGTCGTGGACATCGGGGCCTGCCCTACGCCGCTTCTATATTTTTCATTATTTCATCTTGATGTGGATGGAGGCTTGATGGTGACCGGCAGCCATAATCCTCCGGACTACAACGGCTTCAAGGTCTGTGTGGGCAAGGATACCCTGCACGGAGAACAGATCCGGGAGATCTATGACGTGATCGCTTCCGGCAGATTCGAGAGCGGCCAGGGCACGTGTTCGGGAACGGCGATCATACCGGAATATATTCATTATGTAAGGAAACTATTTGAAGGACTGGCACAACTCCCTTCGGTCCATGTGGCGCTGGATGCCGGGAACGGCATGGCCGGAACCGTCGCGCCCGAGCTCCTGGCCGGTCTGGGATGCCGTGTTACCCCTCTATTCTGCGAGGTGGACGGGAGGTTCCCGAACCATCACCCGGACCCCACGGTTCCTGAGAATTTAAAATCTCTGATCCAGAGGGTATTAAAGGATAAGGCCGATGCCGGGATTGCCTATGACGGTGATGCGGACCGGATCGGCGTGATAGACGACCAGGGTAAGATCATCTGGGGAGACCAGTTGATGGTCCTCTTCTCAAGAGAAATTTTAAAGGAGAAACCCGGCGCCACGTTCGTCTCCGAGGTCAAGTGCTCTCAGGTCATGTATGACGATATTCGAAAGAACGGAGGCCATGCCGTCATGTGGAAGGCCGGCCACTCCCTGATCAAGCAGAAGATGAAGGAGACCCATGCGGCCCTCGGCGGCGAGATGAGCGGGCATATCTTTTTTGCGGACCGCTATTTCGGATACGACGATGCCATCTATGCGAGCTGCCGGTTCATCGAGATCCTGAAGAAGAGCGGGAAAAGGATTTCGGAACTTCTCTCCGACCTGCCGGTGACCTTCTCCACGCCTGAGATCCGGAAGGAATGTTCCGAAGAGAAAAAGTTCGGCATTGTGGACAAGGCCAGGGAACGATTTGCACGAGATTATGAAATCATAGACGTGGACGGCGTGAGGATTCTTTTCGGCGACGGCGCATGGGGGTTGATCCGGGCATCCAACACCCAGCCGGTCCTGGTTATGAGGTTTGAGGCAAAGACCCAAAAGAGGCTGGATGAAATCAGGGGTTTTGTGGATAGCGAATTGGAGAAACTGGTCTGA